Genomic window (Chryseobacterium bernardetii):
CATTAATAGGTGGCAGAAGAATGATGACGATCACAATTAAACACAATCACTGTCACGGCTTGTGAATACAGCTTATGGTACCTTTGATATCTAATCAAAAAATGGTTATTATGAAAACTTTAGCCCCAAAACAATCTCCGGTAAAACTGTTAACAGAAGAATTCTGGAGTAAAAACGAGATTCTTAACCAACCTGCTAAAATAGAACATTCAGTAAATATCATTGATAAAAACGGGAACTATAAAATACAGGTTAATGCTCCTGGTTTTAAGAAAGAAGATTTTAAGATAAGAGTAGAAAACGGTGTTTTAAAAATTCAGGCGTATACAACAGATAACAAGGAAGAAATTAAAAAAAATTATGTGAGAAAAGAGTTTTTAACCTCTTCTCTTGCAAGAAACTTCAGGCTTCCGGAAGGTATTGATGTCAGTAACATTAAAGCCCGCTATAAAAATGGACGGCTGTATATAAAAATGGGTAAGGCAAATACTGTAAAGCAGACGAATAAAAAAGTAAAGGTCCAGTAAATTATATCAAAATGAAAACGATTACTTTAAAATCGCTTGGCGGCGCAGAAACAGTAACAGGCTCGAAACATTTATTAAAAACTCCTGAACTTACTATATTAATTGACTGTGGCCTGTTTCAGGGACTAAAATACCTCAGAGAGCAAAACTGGTTGCCCTTGAATACCGATGTTTCTGAAATAGATGCCATTATTCTTACCCATGCCCATCTTGATCATTGCGGATATATTCCGCTTATCGTAAAGAACGGATTTAAAGGTAAAATTTACATGACCGGCCCCACCAGGGAACTGGCAAAGCTGATATTACTTGACAGTGCCAAGCTTCAGGAAGAAGATGCAGAAAAAGCCAACCGCCATCATTATACAAGGCATCATCCGGCAAAACCTCTGTATACGGTAAATGATGCAGAAAGATCTTTCAAACAGTTTTTTGTGGTTGATGAAAATGAAGAAATTAAGGTAAGTGATCATATCAGCTGTATGTTTAAGCCCTGCGGACATATTATCGGGGCATGTTCTGTAAAAGTTACCTGCTTTGGAACAACAATAGTTTTCTCAGGGGATATCGGACGAAACCACAGTGCTGTTCTGGCTCCTCCTGATTTTTTTACACAGTCTGATTTTCTGGTGATGGAATCTACCTATGGCGACAGACTGCATGATAATAAAGATTTGTATGATCAGCTGGAGTATTGGATTAATCTGACCGTAAAAGCCAGAGGAAATATAATTATTCCCTGTTTTGCTGTAGGACGGGCTCAGGAGATTATTTATATCCTCCAGGAGCTGAAAGACAGTAATAAAATCCCGGTAAGCATTCCGGTGGTCCTTGATAGTCCTATGGCAGCTTCTGCCACCGAAATTATGGTCAAATACTCAGACTATACATTAGTTGACAGACAGAAATGGACTGACATTGTTGAAAAGATTTACATTACAAAAGATTATACCGAAACTCAGGAAATAATTGCAGAAAAGCAGTCTAAAATTGTTATTGCAGGAAGCGGCATGATAACAGGAGGAAGAGTGCTGGAATACCTGAAACATTACATAGGAGACAGTAGAAATACAGTCCTGATTGTTGGGTTTCAGGCTGAAGGTACAAGAGGTAGGGCATTGCTAAACCAATCTCATGAACTGAAAATGCATGGAAAATACTATGATGTAAAAGCCCATATTGCAGAAATTACGGGATTATCTGCCCATGCAGACCAGTCTGAATTAATAGATTGGGTTAAAAAATATGAAATTCCTCCCAAGCAGATCATGCTTGTTCACGGAGAACCTTCTGCGTTGGAGGCGCTCAGGGTAAAAATTCAGACAGAGCTTAAGGTACCGGTTAAAATTCTTAAAAAAGATGAAGAAATAATTTTAGCACAAGTGGAATAGAAGGAGCTATTTAGATGGTAAACAGCATTGCCACAGAAGCGGTAGCCATAAAGAAAAAGGTGGCCCACAACAAGCTTTTTGAAAGCCACCTGCTTTTAAATTCTCCCATAATGCGTTCGCTTGCTGATATCCGGATAATCAGAAACAGGAGCGGTACAGCTGCTACACCATTGAGAACTGCAGTATATACAAGAGCTTTCACCGGGTTAATGCCAATAAAATTCATACAAAGGCCAATAAGGGTAGAAATGATAATAACCATATAAAAACCTTTTGCTTTTGTAAATTTCAGGTCTAAACTGGCATTCCAGTTGAGAGCTTCTGAAACAGCATAAGATGCCGATCCTGAAAGAACGGGAACAGCAAGTAGCCCAAGGCCGATAATGCCAATAGCAAATATGATTTTGGATATTAATCCGGAATTTGGAAATGACTGAACCAAAGGTTCTAAAGCCTTTGCTGCATCAGCTGCAGTATTAATATCTGTTATATTGGCGTTGTGCAAAACGGTTCCTCCAACCAGGATAATACACCATGTAGTAAATTCAGAGATAACCATGCCTATATTATTATCTTTTCTCATCGCATGAATATGATTCCATCCGATTTTGGGTTTTCCATCTTGAATCAATCCTTTTTTATTTTCTTCTTCCACTTCCTGAGAAGCCTGCCAAAAGAACATATAAGGAGTAATAGTTGTTCCGAACACTCCGGTTATGATGAAAAGAAAGCTGAAAGACAATTCGAAGTGAGGAACAATAGAGGCTTTCAGTATTTCTTGCCAGGGCTGATCCATGATGAATACAGTAAGAGGGTACGCCAGAAGGGATAATGCCAGCCACTTTAGAACTTTTGAATACACTCTATAACTGGTGAATATCTCCAATGTTAATATGCTTATGGTAAAAACAAGCATCAATATGATAATATCAACAGGAATAATTAATTGAGCGGCAGCTGCCATTGCTCCAATATCCGCCCCGATATTAATAGTATTGGCAATTACAACCAATCCTACTGAACCGTATAGTATTTTTTTACTGTAATGATCTTTAATTACTCCTGTAAGTCCCTTACCGGTAACCAGTCCTATTCTTGCACAGGCTTCCTGTACTGCGATCATAAATGGGAGCATATAGAGTGCGGTCCATAGCTGCCCATAACCGAATTGTGCACCTGTCTGAGAGTATGTCGCAATTCCGGAAGGATCATCATCAGCAGCACCAGTTGTTAATCCCGGACCTAATAATCCAAAGAATTTTCTGATTTTCCTGGCTCGGGCTTGAACATAACGTTTGGCAGACATAATAATGCAGATTTGTTTTACAATATACTATTAAAATGACTAATCACCAATACTTTTTGAGCCCTAACCTGCGTAGTATATCAAAAATATAAAAAATAAGAGAGGCTTTTGCCTTCCGGAATAGAACCTCTCTTTATTGTTGATATTTTGTAATTACTTGAGAAAGAATATCGGATACTTTTCTTTCATTTTCAATTACAATAATTGCTTCGGGGATTGGTACTGCTTCCGCAGGAAAACTGATATTTACCTTGCAAATATTTTGGGGCAGGATTATCTGTGACTTCAAGTGGAGCCATTGACTGCCCGTTGTAAGAAGGCATGGTAACCTGTGCCGTTGAGCCATTACCTAAGGCAACATTCTTGGCATTGACATTTCCATTAAAGCTATAATCCATCATGGCGTCCAGAAGACGGTATACACCATAATAATCCAGAGCATCAAAAGCTTTCCGTGAACTTGGCATAGCATGATCAGTGATGTAATTGTATCCGTTAATAGCAGATGATTTAAAATAAATAAAATCTTTTTCAGTAGCAGAGATATTAATGTTTTTAAAGATATCAATTGCCATCCTGTGATCATTTACAGTATCTTCATCATAAACCTGGGTAATCATTTTGGTATTGGCCGGAAAACTCTGCAATTGCTGTTGTGTGGTTAACGGGCTGTTCCAGTTAAAAGAATACCAGGGTGCCATGGTAAAAAGAAAGCGTGCATTTTGCCCCCATCCTTTTTCCGTAAACGCTTTATAGGCAAGATCTATGCTGGCCCCGCCACCAAAAGAATGCCCCATAAAGCCTACTTTCTGGGTATCTATGATGTTGGGATAATCTGTTGCAGCTTTTATAAAACCTTCCCAAAGGGTCTGATAACGGTGATCAACGCTTATATCTACGGTACGGTATGGTACAAATACCACAACATAGCCTTTCTTCGCAATAAAATGATACAGTTCTATATTGTAATCCTTTTCTTCACCGCCAAACGGATGTGAAAAGAATATAGTGGGCCTGGGCGAAGTAATCCCTTTAGGATAGAAAATTGAAACCTGTGTTCCCGTATATTGTGGATTATTAAAATCAATTTCAGCCACTTCATAGTTTCCATCTGCACCATACCCTGATGCAGGTTTTTGTATAGGCCCCTGAAGGCTGCTGGTAAACTTTAATTGCAGAGAAGAGCCCTCCTCGTTATTGCTAATGCCCTGAGAGCATGCTGAAGTGGTAATAAACATAATCATTACCCATGGATAAAATAGTTTTTTCATGGTCTTTTACCTTTAATATTTTGAATCATCTGATCTTTAGCTTCCTGATATTTTTTGTATTGTCCGGCATCCAGAATTTGACTCATGGCATTTGATTTTTCATTCTGTAAAGCTTTCATTTTTTTGAACTTAGAAAGCCTGCCTTCGTTACTCTGAATAATGGGATCATTCTTTTGAGCGTACTGAAGGTTAAGTGCATATACCTGCTCAACCTGTTTAGTGTTTAAAGCAAGCTTCGTCCGCATCCATTCGGTCTGCATTTTTGCCCTCTGTTCGGGAGTAGTCTGTTTGAGGCTCTTACTTTGTGCAGATACTATGAAGGGAGAGCATAGTATAACCGCAGTAAATAGAAGCATCTTCTTTATTGTTTTTACATGCATATTTGATACGTTTTTTAGTTTTTGATGAAGCAAATGTAATGATACAGGTCATTTTTATAGAGGAAAAAAAGGGTCAACCGACTAAATCCGGCGGTGAAATTACTGAGCCATCCATTTTCGGAAAGCTGGTGCTTTTGCTTTACTGATGAGTATTTGTTCCTCCGGAGCAGGATGTATAGTAACGGATAACCTTCCGTTGAAATAATATTCGATAGAATCAATCGCCTTCCTATTGATAATAAACTGGCGGTTGGCACGAAAAAAAAGCTCCGGGTTCAGTTGCTGCTCAAGCAGTTCTAAAGTATATTCTACAATATATTTTTGTCCGTTCTCCAGCTGTGCATATACCATTTCATTGGAAGTTTGAAACCAATAAATTTTAGAGGCTTCAACAGGAATCAGTCTCCCGCAGTAATGGATAAGAAATGTTTTTTTATAACGGTTCCCAGGAGATTGTAGCTGCTGTAATAAGGCAAGCAGTTTTGATTGTTCCAGACCATTATCAGCAGCGGTCAGCGTTATATATTTCAGTAAAGAACGGTTAATTTCTTCCTTATCAAAAGGTTTTAAAATATAACCAATACCATTGTTCCTGAAAGCTTCCAACGCATAACCATCATAAGCTGTCACAAAAATAACAGGTTTCAGGATAAGAATCTGCCGGAATATTTCAAATGAGAGGCCATCCGAGAGATGGATGTCCGAAAATATAAGATCATAGTGATCCGCGTTTGAAGAAAGCCACTGTACTGATTCCCGGACAGTTTGTAAAATAGCTGTAATCTCAAAATCTGAATTGATTTCTTTTAAAATGAACTCCAGATCTCTTGCTGTGGCAGCCTCATCCTCAATAATTACGATGCGAAGTTGTTGGCTCATAATAAAGGTAGTTTTACAGTAAAATACTCTTTTGTTTTGTGAATTTCTATCTCATGTTGCGTTTGCAGCCTGTATCTTTCATTCAGATTAATGAGCCCAAGCCCTGTACCTTCAGTTTCATGAGGTAAAGGCTGAAGATTGTTGCGGACCACAAGGCTGTTGTTTTCATTATAAATATCAATGCACAAAGGCTGTGAGATGGCAGAAATATTATGCTTAACTGCATTTTCAACCAGCGGCTGTAAGGATAAATGTGGAATTTCCCGCTGTAAAATCTCCTGGCTTATGGCAATGTTGATTTGAAAGCTGTTTTCCAGGCGCATGGTAAGCAGTTGGGTATAAGAAGAAAGATGCAGAAGCTCCTGATCGATAGTGACCATATCTTTACCCGAATGTACCAACGTGTACCGGAAAACTTTAGACAGATGTACAATATAAAATTGTGCCTGTTGCGGATTTTCCCGGACAATGGCTGACAGGCTGCTGAGGGTATTGAAAAGAAAATGAGGATTAAGCTGCTCCTGAAGCTGTCTGAGCTGGGCCTGAAGATAAGCTGTCTGCAGCTGCTCATTGATCAGGTCCTTATTTCTGCTTTCCCGCATCAGCAGAATGAGCCGGATAACTACAGCAATCATAATGGTACTGAGTAAAAACCGGGCAAAATATCCTCTGATAATAGTCTCCGGAACATGCACTGCACCGAAAAATATATAATGGATAACACTTCCGGCAATCATAAAAACGGCAATCATGAGAGCATTTGACAGATAGAACCTGATCCATTGTTTGTTTTCTCTGAATACACTGAAAAATCTGTTACGGGAAAGGTTAAAATAAAGCAGCACCAGACAGAATACAAAGTTGAAAAGAAACTGAAAACTATATTCCCAGATATTGAAGTGCCAGTAGCGGGCGATAATTCCATTGGTATTAAGAGCCATAAGCTTCGCCGAATTGACTACTAATGCAATCAATAATGAACTGTAAAAATATATTTTTCTTTCGTTTTTAATCATTTATGCAAAGAAAATAAATATTAGGTTCATTATGATGAAATAAAATGCTGAAACTGCAAAATTAAGATATGAACTGACTGCTTTTCTTAAGAAGACTTTATTTTGGGCATAGCACTTCTTATTTAAAATCATTCTTAATGAAAAATTTTATAATTTTGATAGAGTGAAAAAGCTGATCTCCATATTGTTGTTAACATTGTATTTGGTTTCTACAACCGAACTGTATCAGCTTTTGAAAATGCCGCTTCTTATTGAGCATTATATTCAGCATAAAAACCTGAATCCTGAAATGTCACTTACTGCATTTCTGAAAACTCATTATGATCATCCTGTGAAAGACAGTGACCACGATCAGGACCAGAAATTACCTTTTGTTTCACATGCAAACCTGTTATCTGTGGTTTTCACTATTAATCCTTCCTTAGATTTTCATTGTATAGGGAAAGTATTTAGCCCTATCGAGATCAAAAAGGTCTTTTATAAGAGCGCTCTTTACAATAAAGAAATCCTCAATTCTATCTGGCAGCCGCCAAGATTCTGTCAATCTTAATCTGTTTTCTCAGTCATTTTTTGATTGGGAAGGTATTCTGTTTCCTTATAGGTGTTTACATGAAATGTAGATACTTGGGGTTACGTTTCAGGATACCAGAATTTCAT
Coding sequences:
- a CDS encoding Hsp20/alpha crystallin family protein: MKTLAPKQSPVKLLTEEFWSKNEILNQPAKIEHSVNIIDKNGNYKIQVNAPGFKKEDFKIRVENGVLKIQAYTTDNKEEIKKNYVRKEFLTSSLARNFRLPEGIDVSNIKARYKNGRLYIKMGKANTVKQTNKKVKVQ
- a CDS encoding MBL fold metallo-hydrolase RNA specificity domain-containing protein, producing the protein MKTITLKSLGGAETVTGSKHLLKTPELTILIDCGLFQGLKYLREQNWLPLNTDVSEIDAIILTHAHLDHCGYIPLIVKNGFKGKIYMTGPTRELAKLILLDSAKLQEEDAEKANRHHYTRHHPAKPLYTVNDAERSFKQFFVVDENEEIKVSDHISCMFKPCGHIIGACSVKVTCFGTTIVFSGDIGRNHSAVLAPPDFFTQSDFLVMESTYGDRLHDNKDLYDQLEYWINLTVKARGNIIIPCFAVGRAQEIIYILQELKDSNKIPVSIPVVLDSPMAASATEIMVKYSDYTLVDRQKWTDIVEKIYITKDYTETQEIIAEKQSKIVIAGSGMITGGRVLEYLKHYIGDSRNTVLIVGFQAEGTRGRALLNQSHELKMHGKYYDVKAHIAEITGLSAHADQSELIDWVKKYEIPPKQIMLVHGEPSALEALRVKIQTELKVPVKILKKDEEIILAQVE
- a CDS encoding NRAMP family divalent metal transporter gives rise to the protein MSAKRYVQARARKIRKFFGLLGPGLTTGAADDDPSGIATYSQTGAQFGYGQLWTALYMLPFMIAVQEACARIGLVTGKGLTGVIKDHYSKKILYGSVGLVVIANTINIGADIGAMAAAAQLIIPVDIIILMLVFTISILTLEIFTSYRVYSKVLKWLALSLLAYPLTVFIMDQPWQEILKASIVPHFELSFSFLFIITGVFGTTITPYMFFWQASQEVEEENKKGLIQDGKPKIGWNHIHAMRKDNNIGMVISEFTTWCIILVGGTVLHNANITDINTAADAAKALEPLVQSFPNSGLISKIIFAIGIIGLGLLAVPVLSGSASYAVSEALNWNASLDLKFTKAKGFYMVIIISTLIGLCMNFIGINPVKALVYTAVLNGVAAVPLLFLIIRISASERIMGEFKSRWLSKSLLWATFFFMATASVAMLFTI
- a CDS encoding alpha/beta hydrolase — protein: MKKLFYPWVMIMFITTSACSQGISNNEEGSSLQLKFTSSLQGPIQKPASGYGADGNYEVAEIDFNNPQYTGTQVSIFYPKGITSPRPTIFFSHPFGGEEKDYNIELYHFIAKKGYVVVFVPYRTVDISVDHRYQTLWEGFIKAATDYPNIIDTQKVGFMGHSFGGGASIDLAYKAFTEKGWGQNARFLFTMAPWYSFNWNSPLTTQQQLQSFPANTKMITQVYDEDTVNDHRMAIDIFKNINISATEKDFIYFKSSAINGYNYITDHAMPSSRKAFDALDYYGVYRLLDAMMDYSFNGNVNAKNVALGNGSTAQVTMPSYNGQSMAPLEVTDNPAPKYLQGKYQFSCGSSTNPRSNYCN
- a CDS encoding LytR/AlgR family response regulator transcription factor, whose product is MSQQLRIVIIEDEAATARDLEFILKEINSDFEITAILQTVRESVQWLSSNADHYDLIFSDIHLSDGLSFEIFRQILILKPVIFVTAYDGYALEAFRNNGIGYILKPFDKEEINRSLLKYITLTAADNGLEQSKLLALLQQLQSPGNRYKKTFLIHYCGRLIPVEASKIYWFQTSNEMVYAQLENGQKYIVEYTLELLEQQLNPELFFRANRQFIINRKAIDSIEYYFNGRLSVTIHPAPEEQILISKAKAPAFRKWMAQ
- a CDS encoding sensor histidine kinase — encoded protein: MIKNERKIYFYSSLLIALVVNSAKLMALNTNGIIARYWHFNIWEYSFQFLFNFVFCLVLLYFNLSRNRFFSVFRENKQWIRFYLSNALMIAVFMIAGSVIHYIFFGAVHVPETIIRGYFARFLLSTIMIAVVIRLILLMRESRNKDLINEQLQTAYLQAQLRQLQEQLNPHFLFNTLSSLSAIVRENPQQAQFYIVHLSKVFRYTLVHSGKDMVTIDQELLHLSSYTQLLTMRLENSFQINIAISQEILQREIPHLSLQPLVENAVKHNISAISQPLCIDIYNENNSLVVRNNLQPLPHETEGTGLGLINLNERYRLQTQHEIEIHKTKEYFTVKLPLL